In Bdellovibrionales bacterium, the DNA window TTTTTAAAGAAAATTTCGCAAAAGATACCAGTGCTTTGGGCGCCCAACACCTCAGTGGGTGTGAACTTCTTGAAAAAACTTTTGTCTCAACTGCAAGTGCCTGCCGGATTTGATATTCAAATCACCGAATACCATCATGCTCAAAAAAAAGATAAACCCAGCGGAACGGCCCTGCTTCTCGAGGACGCGCTCAAAAATAAAAATAAAATATCTGAGCCGACTCTTTCGATTCGAGGTGGTGGAATTTTTGGAATTCACCGGATTGATCTCATGGCCGGAGAAGAGACGATCTCCATTGAGCACAACGCCCTCAGCCGAGCGGTCTTTGCCAAGGGGGCCCTCACGGCGGCCCGATGGCTCACTCAACAGTCCCCCGGCCTCTACTCCATGGAAGACGTCCTCTAGGCGGTACCCGGTACCTTTTGCAGAAGCGATGTGTAAAAAGCCAGAAACTCGCGGCTTTTTACACATCGCTTCTGGAAAAGGTACCGGGTACCGTCTAAGGTGAGGAAATTTTAATTTATCGAGGTTCTTATGAAGTTTTTTATCGATTCCGCTAACATTGAAGAAATCAGACAAGCCAATCTGCGCGGATGGGTTGATGGTGTAACAACGAACCCTTCGTTGATTGCCGCCAATGGTAAGCCCATGCGCGAAACCATCAAATTGATTTGCCAAGAGGTTTCCGGCCCGGTTTCTGCAGAAGTGCTGTCACTCAAAGCGGATGAAATGTATAAAGAGGGCCTCGAACTCGCAAAAATTCATGACAACGTCGTCGTTAAAATTCCGATGACTGAAGATGGTTTGATTGCCGTGAAAAAACTAAAAGCCGAAGGTATACGGAGCAACGTCACCTTGGTCTTCTCTCCCCTCCAAGCACTTCTCGTAGCAAAAGCCGGCGGAACAATGGTTTCCCCTTTCGTGGGTCGCCTAGATGATATCTCGACAAACGGTATGGATCTCATCACTCAAATTCGAACGATTTATGACAACTACGGATTTGATACAGAGATTCTTGTGGCGAGCATTCGTCATCCGATTCACGTGATTGATTCGGCGTTGATCGGAGCCGACATCGTAACGATTCCATTTAAAGTGATGCAAGGTTTAGGCAAGCATCCACTCACCGACCAAGGTCTAGAGAAATTTATGAAAGACGCCGAGAAAATTGTGAAGTAACATGGCCGTATGAGCCGTGTCTTATTTTTCTCACCGATCTTTTTTTTACTTTTCTCATGCTCGACCCACAGTATGTCTGGGTCTTACGTCCAGCGCGACCGAGTGAACCACTCGGTCGAAGCGATTATCAAATCTTTTGAGCGAGCGACTCTCGGAATTCGTGGTCGAAGTCCTAACGGTCGCGAACTTGTTTCTAAATATCAAAGTGTTAAGGGTGATAAGTACGAGAATGCGTACAAGAAAAAAGAACGTGCCTATGCACGACTAGCCATTCTTGGAGACCGTCGTCCGTATACTCTCAAGGTCCAGTTGGTGATCGAAGAGCGCACGGAATACGGGACCTACGAAGTGGTCGACGAAGACGATGATGCGGCCCAAGCCATCTTAGATAAGATGGTCGAGTTTCTAGTTAATCGTCCGGACAAAGACGACTTCATTGACGACTATAGAGCGTTCTAACTAAAATAATATCAGCTAGTTACTGCAAGTTGTTAGAAACTTAGGGGACGATTTCAGGATGAAGACGTTGGCTGCCATTTTCACGCAAATTATTTCGACCACAGTCATGGGCAGCGCTGTGTTTATGGCGACGCAAATTATTTCTCCACTCAAAACTAAAACACCCATCATCGAAACGCACATCCCACGCATGACTATCCGTATGGACGAGTTTTCCACAGCCTGGTCAGCCCTTGAGGATGACTATGCATTGGACAATGGAGATGAAGATTCAATTCCAATAGATATTCCGTCTCGAATTCTTGTGGCGGGAGAAAAAGATTACTACTCAGAGATCGAAAAAACTCATCGTCCTCGCTTAGAGATCCCCAAACTCTCCCTCAACGCCGCTTCTCAAGATTTTGGCACTGTAGCGACACTGTCTTCTCCGATTGTTCAGGCCCCGAAGGGGACAGAGCCCGCGTTGAGTTCGACTAAAAACCCAATGCAGGAACAGGCGATCTATAATATTCCGCACTTTTGGATTCAAGGTAAGATCGAGCTCAGCGGTGGGTTGGCGCTCACACATCCTAAAGACGAAGTGAAACTCGGCTGGTTTCGTCGAGACGAGGAGGAGCGCCCCGGGAAAGTCTCCATCGCCGAGGGCACTTACGAGTTGAAAGTCGATCGTATGGAGGGTGAGCTTCTCGCTCAACTGATAGATAGCAAGGGATCTGTCCTCGGCGAGTCCATCGTGGATTTGGACGTTCTGGCTCAGAGTCGGAGTCTCAACCAAATGATGGTGACGGGTGTCGATATTAAAATCGTGCCGGTCGATTTTAGCGCGGGAAAAACCATTTCGACCTACGACTCTAAAATTCATAAAGATCCGGTTCCGAAAGCGACGGTTTATGTGGGCCAGCACGAGCTCTCCATGGCCTCCGACGAAAAGGGTGAGCTCACCGACCCCGCAATCACCCCCACATCTATCGCGGTTGTTTCCACCAGCAAAGCTCACTATCAAGGATCATTATCCTTAGTCGACTTCCAAGCTCGTCCCCACTTAAGAATGTTCCCCGACAAATTTTTAAAAGCGCTCCACGATACCCTCGGAACAGAAAAAAATAGGCGAGACGCTGGAATGATTTGGGGAATGGTCACTAAAAATGGTGAGCCCGTCGGTAATTATCGAATCCAGATTGCGAAGCATGAAGACCATTTGCCCGTCTATTTTAATTTCTATATCCCCAACCGAGAACTTAAAGAAACCTCCTCAGATGGACAGTACGTTTTCGTGGGCCTCCCCGATCAGGAGTACGAATTAGAATTGATCGATGCCACAGGTAAGGTTGTTGACGCCAAAGTCGTCGCCGTACGCGCGGGTTACGTGAGTCAGGCCGAATTCGAGATCGGAAAATCAAAAGTCATCAATGTGCGGCCTTTTGATCCACTTTCGAGCACTCGGGTCGAATTAGATCTTGCGGTGTTGGGAGTCGAAAATACTTTCCTCGGAAAATCCGAAGATTTTATCAAAATTCCGATTGCTGCGAATAAGGATCCTCTTTTGGTATTTTCTAAAGCTCAGCAACACAAAGTTTCTGCAAGCACATTCGCCAGCCGACAAAAGAAGTTTCAGGATATACCGATACTGAATGAATCTTGGTGGGAACGGATGCAACAGCTGTACAGCATCGATGTTTCAAGCGGTGTCATCGTTGGATTTATTGATACCGATCAGCCTTTTGAAATTTTTTTAGAAGAACCTAAGGCGGGTCGCAAAGTTGTGTATTTCAATACGCGCGGAGAAATTGTTGATAAGGTCAAAGGAGAGATGGCTTCGGGATTTATTGTTTATAATGTCGGGCCGGGGTTAAAGACTCTTATTCTTCAAACTGAAACCGGTCTGCTCCAAACCGAAGTGGCCTATGTGGATGGGGAGTCTGTTTCTCTGATCTATAGGCAACTTTGATGCTTAAATACGCGCTCCTGATTTTGCCGCTGGCGACACTCAGTTGCTCCCATGAACAACTTCAAAAGAAAACAGAACGGGTTCCGGCCTCTGATTTAAGCCCATATCCTTATGTTCAATCCTGTGTTCGTTCCCTCTGCGGATCAACTTCAGATAATACGAGTCTTGTGGATGCGGAATATGCGAAGACCGAAGCTATACTTTACAAGCCGGACACGAAAGCTTACCAAAAAATAGATTCAGCACTACAAGAGATGGCCCGAGTTTCTCTTCAATCTTTTTCGAGAGGAGTCAAATCGGCCGAGATTCTTTTGGCGCAGCCGAA includes these proteins:
- a CDS encoding 4-hydroxy-tetrahydrodipicolinate reductase, yielding MKIIISGASGKMGGEIKKLISTESSLQYLGGFGLKENPSEKVVSDPTALPAGASVVIDFSSPDSMMAIAEWCEKNQVPLVSGTTGIQEEHKKFLKKISQKIPVLWAPNTSVGVNFLKKLLSQLQVPAGFDIQITEYHHAQKKDKPSGTALLLEDALKNKNKISEPTLSIRGGGIFGIHRIDLMAGEETISIEHNALSRAVFAKGALTAARWLTQQSPGLYSMEDVL
- the fsa gene encoding fructose-6-phosphate aldolase, with protein sequence MKFFIDSANIEEIRQANLRGWVDGVTTNPSLIAANGKPMRETIKLICQEVSGPVSAEVLSLKADEMYKEGLELAKIHDNVVVKIPMTEDGLIAVKKLKAEGIRSNVTLVFSPLQALLVAKAGGTMVSPFVGRLDDISTNGMDLITQIRTIYDNYGFDTEILVASIRHPIHVIDSALIGADIVTIPFKVMQGLGKHPLTDQGLEKFMKDAEKIVK